In Maridesulfovibrio sp., the following proteins share a genomic window:
- the pilV gene encoding shufflon system plasmid conjugative transfer pilus tip adhesin PilV, whose translation MRINVKNKQTGMGMVDALGALLIIAMMMPMLGNMMDRGFQYVDEKNVSSHLAAVLDAASGYAKEHYPELINSSTASSATTVTMDQLRAGNYLPAGFQNRNAWGQRYGIYVLEPNAEDLQVIVLTYDGRTSTAKNKRFGTASAPSAAAMVGGSGGYIPTGDLPGQSPTELRGSQGGWVVNLAGTNIPVPSPGHIGGRSFLREGELSQDFLYRVEVPGHPELNEMSTELDMTDHAIENVKEIHFEKHTINDIDASGFCGDPDKEGRVFMDPNIGLYVCRNGEPQVIADSGNSQLFKNATYAVDGQLIPKPTCPPGVNSTPQIFVAPAVMSEGPISKSFVAVQSWATDEGANWRVHLRIKNVNDDWVFPPDGYGQVMVLTTCN comes from the coding sequence ATGAGAATCAACGTTAAAAATAAACAGACCGGTATGGGCATGGTGGATGCGCTGGGCGCACTGCTGATTATCGCAATGATGATGCCCATGCTTGGAAACATGATGGACCGTGGTTTTCAGTATGTGGATGAAAAAAACGTAAGCAGTCATCTTGCAGCAGTGCTTGATGCTGCTTCCGGTTATGCAAAAGAGCATTACCCGGAACTGATCAATTCATCCACAGCCAGCAGTGCAACCACAGTGACCATGGACCAGCTCCGTGCGGGTAATTACCTGCCGGCAGGTTTTCAGAACCGTAACGCCTGGGGCCAACGATATGGAATCTACGTGCTGGAACCAAACGCAGAAGATTTGCAGGTTATTGTTCTAACTTATGACGGACGAACATCCACAGCCAAAAACAAGCGTTTCGGCACAGCTTCCGCGCCCTCTGCCGCTGCCATGGTAGGCGGTTCCGGTGGCTACATTCCTACCGGTGATCTTCCCGGGCAAAGTCCCACTGAGCTGCGCGGATCTCAAGGCGGCTGGGTTGTAAACCTTGCCGGAACAAATATCCCCGTTCCAAGCCCCGGCCATATCGGTGGGCGCTCCTTCCTGCGTGAAGGAGAGTTAAGCCAGGATTTCCTCTACCGGGTAGAGGTTCCCGGACACCCGGAACTGAATGAAATGTCCACTGAACTGGATATGACCGACCACGCCATAGAAAACGTGAAGGAAATCCATTTTGAAAAACACACCATCAATGACATCGACGCAAGCGGCTTTTGCGGTGATCCCGACAAAGAAGGACGTGTCTTCATGGACCCGAACATCGGCCTCTATGTCTGCCGCAATGGAGAGCCTCAGGTAATTGCCGACAGCGGAAATTCACAGCTTTTTAAAAACGCGACCTACGCTGTTGATGGCCAGCTCATTCCTAAACCGACCTGCCCTCCAGGTGTAAATTCTACGCCTCAAATCTTTGTGGCGCCGGCTGTTATGTCTGAAGGGCCTATTTCCAAATCTTTTGTCGCTGTCCAATCATGGGCCACAGACGAAGGAGCGAATTGGCGTGTTCACCTTAGAATCAAAAACGTTAATGACGACTGGGTATTTCCGCCCGACGGATACGGTCAAGTCATGGTCCTCACAACCTGCAATTAA
- the pilO2 gene encoding type 4b pilus protein PilO2 — MRSAKKTIVAEGDQYFSSRIEAEAHFKSLKSMSSWENEIICETVDDSMSHFEGLLKASERVHPLYPEHSNLKYLVAAAIAVTACVGWYLWSSHQQELLEAEQRRIAYEARQKQLRQQETAKNDPEQIFAMGWKEKPLPSDFAHEFQRAVDNSEPYTLGWKLNSIIRDENGIYMSWLHQEGAGFTNRPTVESINSTLGAKPELADLTINYPEAGKRPQQSLTPKDVATAQLYELTRNLGARLNLTWQSPETQKLNNKILKKAVTVTAPWVKGEWKLSALPVGVMIEDTLFKAMDSIPCLVVSKIDFTNNQCSLEGQIYASY, encoded by the coding sequence GTGCGGTCAGCAAAAAAAACCATTGTTGCAGAAGGTGACCAGTACTTCAGCTCCCGGATTGAAGCAGAAGCCCACTTTAAAAGCCTGAAGTCAATGTCCAGCTGGGAGAATGAAATCATCTGCGAAACAGTGGATGATTCCATGTCCCATTTTGAAGGGCTGCTCAAAGCTTCAGAACGGGTCCATCCTCTCTACCCTGAACACTCCAACCTTAAATATCTGGTTGCAGCAGCTATCGCTGTTACCGCCTGTGTGGGTTGGTACTTATGGAGTTCCCACCAACAAGAACTGTTGGAAGCGGAACAGCGCAGGATCGCCTACGAAGCCCGCCAGAAACAACTCCGTCAGCAGGAAACCGCCAAGAACGATCCGGAACAGATCTTTGCAATGGGCTGGAAGGAAAAACCATTACCTTCAGACTTTGCCCATGAGTTCCAGCGTGCGGTCGATAATTCCGAGCCGTACACCCTTGGCTGGAAGCTTAATTCCATTATCCGTGATGAGAACGGGATCTACATGTCCTGGCTGCATCAGGAAGGAGCGGGTTTCACCAACCGCCCGACCGTTGAAAGTATCAACTCCACTCTGGGCGCAAAGCCAGAACTGGCAGACCTGACCATCAACTACCCCGAGGCCGGCAAACGGCCGCAACAAAGTCTTACCCCTAAAGACGTTGCAACAGCCCAGCTTTACGAACTGACCCGCAACCTTGGAGCCAGACTAAACCTCACATGGCAGTCTCCTGAGACCCAAAAGCTGAATAACAAGATTCTCAAAAAAGCCGTTACCGTCACCGCTCCTTGGGTCAAAGGTGAGTGGAAACTTTCCGCTCTCCCGGTAGGGGTAATGATTGAAGACACTCTCTTCAAAGCAATGGACTCCATTCCCTGCCTGGTCGTTTCAAAGATCGACTTCACCAACAACCAATGCTCATTGGAGGGCCAGATTTATGCGAGTTACTAG
- a CDS encoding ATPase, T2SS/T4P/T4SS family, with product MGLKSASFTDLILHESGEAFMKGCDSCGQKLVPCAEDIKKEIEILHKEVLRVHEESGRHTFRVIHEEIGYRVALYEGVDWGSGKVFFLRRIQEQVENFNKIGMPEPLAKWLLSEKQSKGLVLFTGAQASGKTFSASSLVATRLSTLGGHGVSFENPAEMPLDGKHGDFGFCFQAEIEREEDLAEGIERSHRFASPNIIYIGEIRSKYAASEALRVCLGSDKQIVIATMHGFDLVTALERLVTMAREIDGEIASQNLAQGLLAVVHQQLEQDEDGKKVLKVPQFLLAPFTEKYLGLRAKIKNNEMSGLQEEMREQENSIQFMGIDSI from the coding sequence ATGGGACTCAAAAGTGCATCATTCACTGATTTAATTCTTCATGAAAGCGGGGAGGCTTTCATGAAAGGTTGCGATTCCTGCGGCCAGAAACTTGTTCCCTGCGCGGAGGACATCAAAAAAGAAATTGAAATTCTGCATAAGGAAGTCCTCAGAGTTCATGAAGAAAGTGGACGACACACTTTCCGGGTCATTCATGAAGAAATCGGCTACCGAGTCGCCCTTTACGAAGGAGTAGACTGGGGAAGTGGTAAAGTTTTCTTCCTGCGCCGCATTCAAGAGCAGGTCGAGAACTTCAACAAAATCGGCATGCCGGAACCGCTTGCAAAATGGCTTCTCTCTGAAAAGCAGAGCAAGGGACTGGTGCTTTTCACCGGTGCGCAGGCCTCCGGCAAAACCTTCAGTGCTTCTTCTCTGGTGGCGACCCGCCTTTCAACCCTTGGCGGCCACGGGGTCAGTTTTGAAAACCCTGCTGAAATGCCCCTTGACGGTAAACATGGTGATTTCGGTTTCTGCTTTCAAGCTGAGATTGAGCGCGAGGAAGATTTGGCGGAAGGGATTGAACGGTCGCACCGTTTCGCCTCCCCAAATATCATCTATATAGGGGAAATCCGCAGCAAATACGCTGCAAGCGAAGCCCTGCGAGTCTGCCTTGGTTCAGACAAACAGATTGTCATCGCCACCATGCACGGCTTCGACCTTGTGACCGCCCTTGAACGGCTGGTGACCATGGCCCGTGAAATCGACGGAGAGATCGCCAGCCAGAACCTTGCCCAGGGCCTGCTTGCTGTAGTGCATCAGCAACTTGAACAAGACGAAGACGGCAAAAAAGTTCTGAAAGTGCCTCAATTTCTTCTGGCCCCTTTCACGGAGAAATATCTCGGCCTACGCGCCAAGATCAAAAACAATGAAATGTCCGGTCTTCAGGAAGAAATGCGAGAGCAGGAAAATTCTATCCAATTCATGGGGATTGATTCCATATGA
- a CDS encoding type II secretion system F family protein, whose amino-acid sequence MVHPDLTYLTAKLFFGESVRIRFYRKLAALTRHGVSVVDSVSELRERYAKQRSPLARVLSEVSARLESGNKIYEAMHGFIPAEEVMLINSGVNSGKLYQALELAVHLIQARMKIISSMRKALAYPALLICALITLLLVLSRYAMPKFAQLSNPEQWAGGAKILYRVSNFIDSTAGTSLLIGIILAFLLCLATIKVWTGKIRVHFDSAPPWSFYRLIIGSLWLFTLSTLMKSGIQLSQAINEMLSTPGTSPWLKERLMAVKAQLNLGKGLGQALDDSGYQFPTAEIIEDLRIYSRLPNFDSQLHLIAEEMLEEGIEKIKAQAKFINIFCIISIVAVVSNIVLAISSIQQQLGQPMAY is encoded by the coding sequence ATGGTGCATCCTGATCTGACCTACCTTACGGCCAAACTTTTCTTCGGTGAATCTGTACGCATCCGCTTTTACAGAAAACTGGCTGCCCTAACACGGCATGGCGTAAGCGTGGTTGATAGCGTTTCAGAGCTGAGAGAAAGATACGCCAAACAACGAAGCCCCCTTGCACGAGTGCTATCCGAAGTTTCCGCCCGTCTGGAATCCGGAAACAAGATTTATGAAGCCATGCACGGATTCATTCCCGCAGAGGAAGTCATGCTCATCAACAGCGGAGTGAACTCAGGAAAACTGTATCAAGCACTTGAACTCGCTGTTCACTTGATTCAGGCCCGGATGAAAATCATCAGCTCCATGCGCAAGGCCTTGGCATATCCGGCTCTTTTGATCTGCGCCCTCATTACCCTGCTGCTGGTTCTCTCCAGATATGCCATGCCCAAATTCGCCCAGCTTTCAAATCCTGAACAATGGGCAGGAGGAGCAAAAATTCTCTACAGGGTATCGAACTTTATTGATTCTACTGCAGGAACCTCACTTCTTATCGGAATCATACTGGCTTTCCTGCTTTGTCTTGCGACGATCAAAGTCTGGACCGGAAAGATCCGCGTACACTTTGACTCTGCCCCCCCCTGGTCTTTCTACCGACTGATCATCGGCAGCCTCTGGCTCTTCACCCTTTCAACTCTCATGAAATCAGGGATTCAGCTTTCACAGGCTATCAATGAAATGCTGTCTACTCCGGGAACCAGCCCATGGCTCAAGGAACGACTTATGGCTGTAAAGGCCCAGCTAAATCTCGGTAAAGGGCTGGGGCAGGCGCTTGACGATTCAGGTTACCAGTTCCCTACCGCAGAAATCATTGAGGACCTGCGCATTTATTCACGGCTCCCAAACTTTGACAGCCAGCTGCACCTCATTGCTGAAGAAATGCTGGAAGAAGGAATCGAGAAAATCAAAGCGCAAGCCAAATTCATAAACATTTTCTGCATCATCAGCATTGTCGCGGTGGTGTCCAATATCGTTCTGGCAATTTCCTCAATTCAACAACAGCTCGGCCAACCCATGGCCTACTAG
- a CDS encoding tail fiber protein, which produces MINRYLRQLFILGLLIFIFNICPLSNAKAGDATSFNPTAVAVKAQNNGIPIGGVIPWPAGDVPEHYLECNGQSTAGYPELAAAVGGNVPDLRGEFVRGWDHGKGTDSGRSIMSSQNAAMQSHSHGVNIPVSVTVPVSLNVSTRVSMTVSTSGGGGGTLWVNDGGGNGGGHNGIQGLVEVNGRAHTPVSVGGGSSGGGSGTGTGYGSASGSGTGTAVVSGSTGSAGSGSETRPRNVSMMYIIRAE; this is translated from the coding sequence ATGATCAATAGATACTTAAGACAGCTCTTTATTTTGGGACTTTTAATTTTCATCTTCAACATCTGCCCGCTTTCCAATGCAAAAGCAGGAGACGCCACCAGCTTTAATCCAACAGCAGTAGCTGTAAAAGCTCAAAACAACGGCATCCCCATAGGCGGAGTTATTCCATGGCCGGCAGGAGATGTTCCTGAGCATTACCTTGAATGCAACGGACAATCCACCGCCGGATATCCTGAGCTTGCGGCTGCTGTTGGTGGGAATGTTCCAGACCTTAGAGGAGAATTTGTTCGAGGCTGGGATCATGGCAAAGGAACTGATTCAGGCAGATCAATCATGTCCAGCCAGAATGCAGCAATGCAATCACATTCGCATGGCGTAAATATTCCAGTTTCTGTGACAGTACCTGTTAGCCTGAACGTTTCTACAAGAGTCTCAATGACCGTTTCCACGAGTGGCGGAGGGGGTGGTACGTTATGGGTCAATGATGGTGGAGGCAATGGTGGTGGGCACAATGGGATTCAAGGGCTTGTTGAGGTGAATGGAAGAGCACACACGCCCGTTTCGGTTGGTGGCGGGAGTAGTGGTGGCGGGTCTGGAACAGGAACTGGTTATGGCTCTGCGTCCGGTTCTGGAACAGGTACTGCCGTTGTGTCCGGATCAACCGGAAGTGCCGGAAGCGGATCGGAAACAAGACCCCGTAACGTATCAATGATGTACATCATCAGGGCTGAATAG
- the pilM gene encoding type IV pilus biogenesis protein PilM encodes MKTLAALFSLLGVLALMTPQMLLHPRSDEAVARAIALNFCLYRNAVNHYVIKHPTTANGILVPKSLLDLPSGWKSLRAWTNRPDGGTLYVWGPVNENEAGTIMDMFNDSYAVGIKRNGSLVTDHGIGIALPDYIPSGSIVSVITP; translated from the coding sequence ATGAAGACTCTCGCCGCCCTCTTCTCACTGCTTGGCGTGTTGGCATTAATGACACCGCAAATGCTGCTTCATCCTCGATCTGATGAAGCAGTTGCGAGGGCGATTGCCCTTAATTTCTGCCTCTACCGCAATGCCGTAAACCACTACGTCATTAAGCACCCCACGACTGCAAATGGAATTCTCGTTCCTAAGTCACTCCTTGACCTGCCGTCCGGTTGGAAGTCCCTGCGTGCATGGACCAACCGACCGGATGGCGGGACTTTATACGTCTGGGGACCGGTCAATGAAAATGAAGCAGGTACAATCATGGATATGTTCAATGATTCATACGCCGTAGGAATTAAACGAAATGGCTCACTAGTCACTGACCATGGAATAGGCATAGCCCTGCCTGATTACATTCCTAGCGGCAGCATCGTCAGCGTAATTACTCCGTAG
- a CDS encoding TrbI/VirB10 family protein has protein sequence MSDSPNSLTYLPRSGRNNRIIIIILVISMMLVAVMGYSMYNSSQKTKAAKEKKPAVTESDIKQTLSEPEAFGLSLPPKEEEKEEPKIPAQERPLVTVVRPTEPTEAEKQRMKEFAELRTFKLERMKAALAAPLKVQTALPEKKQQIVQASMDDVRSRHPLVVPNMSTDVANQPSDQQDKEEFLNSRAAKDGSWQLPYERVPGKRFELKTGAVINGIMISGINSDLPGQIIGQVSQNIYDTASGQFLLIPQGSRMIGVYDSRVAAGQTRVLVAWNRIIFPDGSSITLGIMPGTDVGGYAGYSGEVDNHYLRIFGSSAIMSVISGGMAYAMDKFNKSSSSNDNPSLQDELGSALSSQLGQSTLSLLQNNMSIKPAISTAPGKRFNMVVTKDIVFARPYKPYRS, from the coding sequence ATGTCAGATTCTCCTAATAGCCTTACATATCTGCCTAGAAGCGGTAGAAACAACAGAATAATTATTATCATCTTGGTCATATCCATGATGCTTGTCGCTGTCATGGGCTACTCTATGTACAACTCCAGCCAAAAGACCAAAGCGGCAAAGGAAAAGAAACCTGCTGTAACCGAATCGGACATTAAACAAACTCTGAGTGAACCAGAGGCATTCGGTCTTTCCCTTCCACCAAAAGAAGAAGAGAAGGAAGAACCGAAAATACCGGCTCAAGAAAGACCTCTGGTCACTGTTGTGCGGCCAACTGAACCAACTGAAGCGGAAAAACAGCGCATGAAAGAGTTTGCGGAACTGCGCACTTTCAAACTGGAAAGAATGAAAGCAGCGCTGGCCGCTCCGCTTAAGGTACAAACTGCACTACCCGAAAAAAAACAACAGATCGTCCAGGCATCTATGGATGATGTGCGCTCACGCCATCCATTGGTAGTGCCGAACATGTCCACAGATGTTGCCAATCAACCAAGCGACCAGCAGGACAAGGAAGAATTTCTCAATTCCCGCGCGGCCAAGGACGGTTCATGGCAACTACCTTATGAGAGGGTTCCCGGTAAAAGATTCGAGCTGAAAACCGGAGCAGTCATCAATGGAATCATGATCTCCGGCATCAACTCTGATCTTCCCGGGCAGATAATCGGGCAGGTCAGCCAGAATATCTATGACACTGCCAGCGGACAATTCCTGCTTATCCCACAAGGTTCACGCATGATCGGGGTTTATGATTCAAGAGTTGCGGCCGGCCAGACACGCGTACTGGTTGCCTGGAACAGAATCATCTTTCCAGATGGCTCTTCCATTACGCTCGGAATTATGCCCGGAACGGATGTAGGCGGATATGCCGGATATTCAGGCGAAGTGGACAACCACTATCTGCGTATCTTCGGGTCTTCGGCAATCATGAGTGTGATCAGTGGCGGCATGGCATACGCTATGGACAAATTCAACAAGAGTTCGTCGTCAAATGACAACCCCAGTCTGCAAGATGAACTAGGCTCCGCACTTTCAAGCCAGCTCGGTCAGTCTACCCTATCGCTGTTGCAGAACAACATGAGCATAAAACCTGCCATCAGTACCGCACCGGGTAAGCGATTCAACATGGTAGTGACCAAAGATATTGTCTTTGCGCGCCCCTACAAGCCTTACAGGAGCTAG
- a CDS encoding type 4 pilus major pilin produces MTLLETVGALLIAAIVLGGSAFMLKKGIESDKVTSAQQNLSTFRLDIKNLYKGEPDFAGLTTSIAVTNKVVPDGMLKSSGDVRNVWNGDVAVAAGTDPTTFTITHNNVPEYACVKMATFQAESWEAITVNGVEITQGSGMVAAISEQLAESNTIVFTSN; encoded by the coding sequence ATGACTTTACTCGAAACAGTTGGCGCACTGCTTATTGCCGCAATCGTACTCGGCGGTTCCGCCTTCATGCTTAAAAAAGGAATTGAAAGCGACAAAGTCACAAGCGCACAGCAGAACCTTTCCACCTTCAGGCTCGACATAAAGAACCTTTACAAGGGCGAACCTGATTTCGCAGGTCTGACCACAAGTATAGCCGTAACCAACAAAGTAGTCCCCGACGGCATGCTCAAAAGCAGCGGTGATGTTCGTAACGTATGGAACGGTGATGTTGCCGTTGCCGCCGGCACAGACCCGACCACCTTCACCATCACCCACAATAATGTTCCTGAATACGCCTGCGTAAAAATGGCCACATTTCAGGCTGAATCATGGGAAGCAATCACCGTAAACGGCGTTGAAATTACTCAGGGAAGCGGAATGGTTGCCGCAATTTCCGAACAACTCGCAGAAAGCAACACCATCGTCTTCACTTCCAACTAG
- a CDS encoding ATPase, T2SS/T4P/T4SS family, with the protein MTNTEIPASLQERVLFLDGKIYISAEVEDDAILMSFLSYAARKGFKENKRLKPEEFQKLRKKHFVRVETNSDIQDLAIEIIADAYNEGASDIHIGDYGPFASIQFRKLGMLQNHRELMGETGRKVITAMYQTMSNSADTTFIAKERQDGRIVSSDYLPAEVHSIRLHTEPLECSMAENGIGTFMALRLLYDRTTATGSLEQRLGTLGYSDRHIRRFQFLTQRSGLSLLSGPTGHGKSTALKHIMESMAEDHPEKNFLAIEDPPEYPLERVKQVRVSTNDQDDNRGAAYRNAIAGAMRSDPDVIMIGEIRYPEAASAALDAAQTGHGVWTTVHANSAFGIIQRMVSLLRAAQYPDPLEYLCDHTVLSGLHHQRLVPVLCPNCKQPIMEITKLDPDNDLRRKHLPQAVLNRLMRAVNKMGDKNVHIRGEGCAECSGMGIIGQTVASEIVTTDHVILRNIRAGNMEAAYKHWRHEQNGQTFVSHAIDLIEQGIIDPYLTELRLGVPLNYAKAFDDFHLSAKDLDELAGSKKVEAPNGAS; encoded by the coding sequence ATGACAAACACTGAAATTCCGGCAAGCCTTCAGGAGAGAGTTCTTTTTCTGGACGGCAAAATCTACATCTCCGCTGAAGTGGAAGATGACGCTATCCTTATGTCCTTTCTAAGCTATGCAGCGCGTAAAGGATTTAAAGAGAATAAACGACTCAAACCTGAAGAATTTCAAAAGCTGCGTAAAAAACACTTCGTAAGAGTCGAAACAAACAGCGACATCCAAGATCTCGCTATTGAGATCATTGCAGACGCATATAATGAAGGAGCGTCTGATATCCATATCGGTGACTACGGTCCCTTTGCTTCCATCCAGTTCCGCAAACTTGGTATGCTGCAAAATCATCGCGAACTCATGGGTGAAACCGGACGCAAGGTCATCACGGCCATGTACCAGACCATGTCCAATAGCGCTGACACAACCTTCATTGCCAAGGAAAGACAGGACGGCAGGATCGTCAGCAGCGATTATCTCCCGGCTGAAGTACATTCCATCCGTCTGCATACTGAACCGCTTGAATGTTCCATGGCCGAGAATGGAATTGGAACATTCATGGCGCTGCGTCTGCTTTACGACCGCACCACAGCAACGGGTAGCCTTGAACAAAGACTTGGGACTCTCGGCTATTCGGATCGGCACATCCGCCGTTTCCAATTCCTTACCCAGCGTTCAGGGCTAAGTCTGCTTTCCGGTCCCACCGGGCATGGTAAATCAACCGCCCTTAAACACATAATGGAAAGCATGGCCGAGGATCACCCGGAAAAGAACTTCCTCGCCATTGAAGATCCGCCGGAATACCCATTGGAACGTGTGAAGCAGGTCAGGGTCAGCACCAATGATCAAGATGACAATCGCGGGGCGGCCTACCGAAACGCCATTGCCGGAGCTATGCGCTCTGACCCTGATGTAATCATGATTGGAGAAATCCGTTACCCGGAAGCAGCATCTGCCGCCCTTGATGCCGCTCAGACCGGGCATGGTGTCTGGACAACAGTCCATGCCAACTCCGCCTTCGGGATTATCCAGCGAATGGTTTCCCTGCTGCGTGCGGCCCAATATCCTGATCCGCTTGAATATCTATGCGACCATACTGTTTTGTCCGGCCTGCACCATCAGCGGCTTGTTCCGGTTCTCTGCCCCAATTGCAAACAACCGATCATGGAAATCACAAAGCTTGATCCGGACAATGACCTGCGCCGCAAACACCTTCCACAAGCAGTGCTGAACCGTTTGATGCGTGCCGTAAATAAAATGGGCGACAAGAACGTCCATATCCGCGGTGAAGGATGTGCAGAGTGTTCCGGCATGGGCATTATCGGCCAGACCGTGGCCTCTGAGATCGTCACCACTGACCATGTGATCCTGCGCAACATCCGCGCTGGAAACATGGAGGCTGCCTACAAACACTGGCGTCATGAGCAGAACGGCCAGACCTTTGTCAGCCACGCCATTGACCTCATCGAGCAGGGAATCATTGATCCCTATCTCACTGAACTGCGCCTTGGTGTTCCCTTGAACTATGCCAAGGCCTTTGATGATTTCCACCTGTCCGCCAAGGATCTGGACGAACTGGCCGGCTCAAAGAAAGTGGAGGCTCCCAATGGTGCATCCTGA